The window GAAGCTGGCAACAAGACGCAGATGTTCATGAAGGAACTGGAAGACGCCGACCTGCTGATGGACGGCGAAATCTCGATCCAGCGTCGCGACAATCCGGACCAGCCCTTCACCTATCGCGGTTTCCGCATGGTCAATCAGGACAAGCTGCGCGAACTGCGTGGTGACCAACTGCGCAAGTGGAATGAAAACGGACTGCTGCCGCTGATTTTCGCGCACCTGTTCTCGCTGGAGCTGATGCGCACCGTTTTCGCAAAGCAGGTCGAAATGGGCAAAGGCCCGATCGCTGGCGAAATGGCACCGCCCGCCACGAACTAAGGCGAACCCGCCGCGCGAGTGGCGAACCACTGAAATCAAGAAAAGGCGCGGTTCGGAAACGGACCGCGCCTTTTCGTTTTGGGCTTGAAGCTGGAAAGCGCGATATTATTTAGGAATTGTCCGGTCGGCGCTCCCCTCATGGCCTGGCCGGATGGGTGCAACCCCCTTGCACCCCTCCCTGAACCTTGGCCGCCCCGTGCGACATGCGCGGGGCGGTTTTTTGGTTTTCGGCCAGAGGCTTATTCGGCTGCCTGGGAGAAGCTCCGGCTGCTCCCGGTGAGATGTTCGGCAAGCGCACGGACTAGCGTCGCCACCATATCGACGACCTCTTCCAGACCATCACCCGGTTCCTGCAATTGCGCATCGAGATAGGTCGCGCGGCAGACTTCCAATTGCAGCGCATTGATGCGGCGATTGGGTGCACCATGGCGATCGAGCACATAGCCACCCGCATAGGGCCGATTATGCGCGGCACGGGCACGGCTGCGGGCAAAGCTCTCGAACGCGGCGGCGACTACCCCGCTGTCGCACGAGGCACCGAAGCGATCGCCGATAACGAAATCTGCCGCCGCTCGCGGACCGGTCTTGGGGCCGAGCGGCGGCATGGAGTGCAGATCGATCAGCAGCGCCGCGCCCCAGCGATCGCGGATGGCCTCCAGCGATTTGGCGAGCGCCTGATGGTAAGGCTGGTGGATCGCCTCGATCCGCTCATCGACCTCTTGCCCGCGCATCACTCCGGTCCACAGCTCACCCATCCCCGGCAGACGCCGCGGCACCAGGCCAAGTCCGCTGCGCGCTCTGCGACCGGCTGCCAGCCGCTTGCCGATGGGCCGGTCTGCCGTCGCCACCATCTGCCAGTCGATATCGTCGGGAGAGCGATTGAGATCGATCATCGCGCGCGGTGCATTGGCTGTCAGCAGCGCAGCCCCGGTTTGCTTGGCCACCGCTTTGCCCACCAGATCGATCAGCCGGTCTTCCAGCCGCAGCGCGGTCTCTTCAGGGGCGCGCATCCGTTCGCACAGGGCGTCCGGATAGTCGCGTCCGGCATGCGGAACGGCGATCAGAATCGGGATTGCAGCGGGCCGTGGCTGGCGCAGCGAAAACGCCGGAACGCCTTGTTTTCCGGGAATATATCCACCTCTGCGATTCATCGAATCGCGCCGTGATGTCTCAATTCGGCTCATTAACGATAGTGCTGGCCGCGATTATCCCCTGTGTCAAAGCTGGGCACCCAGCAAAGCGCACAAGACTTTGTTACGAGTTGGTGCGTAAGGAGGCGCCAGATTCGAAACACCATCCATAACGAGGACGAAAGCATGATCCGCATCCTGCTAGCCGAAGACGACGAGGCCATGCGCACCTATTTGACCCGCGCGCTCGAACAGGCTGGCTATTGCGTGGTTGCTGTTGCGTCAGGCGCGGAAGCGCTGCCGATGATCAAGACAGAGATTTACGATCTGCTGCTCTCGGACATCGTCATGCCGGAAATGGACGGGATCGAACTCGCCCAGCGCTGCAATGAACTGAGCCCCAGCACGAAGGTGATGTTCATCACCGGTTTTGCCGCCGTGGCCCTGCGCGCCAATCGCGAAGCACCGCATGCCAAGATGCTGTCCAAGCCGTTCCACCTGAAGGATCTGGTGATGGAAGTAGAGCGCATGTTCGAAGATGTGGCGGCTGCCTCGCTCTAATCGCGAAATTCGCGGATCAAGACACTTGCAAGACCAGTAAGGCGGCGCTAGATGGCCCGCCTGCCCCCAAGCCGGGGCACCCGAATGGTGCGGGCGTATAGCTCAGTGGTAGAGCACTATGTTGACATCGTAGGGGTCCCAAGTTCGAACCTTGGTACGCCCACCATTCGTTTCTTTTTCTGAAAATCAGTTGCTGATGCGGTCGATGCGCTCCTGCGCCTCGGCGTCCATCTGTTTCAGCTCGCGAATGGTCTGGTCGATCGCGTCGCGCTGTTCGACCAGTTCCTCGACGCGCTGGTTGATGCGGCCCTGCAGATGGCGCATCTGTTCCACCTTGCCGCCTTCTTCGTTGTCATAGAGCGAGAGAAATTCGCCGATCTCGCGAATCGAAAAGCCCAGTCGCTTGCCGCGCATGATCAACTGCATCCGGCCCATCTCACGCTTGGAATAGGCGCGCATCGTGCCGACCCGCTGCGGAGAGATCAGGCCCTTGTCCTCATAGAAGCGCAAGGTACGCTGAGTAACACCGAGAGCCTCCGCCGCCTCGGCGATACTCTTTAGCGGCTCATTGCCCTGCGCTTCATTCATGGTTGCGACGGTATCAGGCATTAGCGCCTCCCTCGGTGGCGGCGGCCTCCCGCTTTGCCTTTTCTTCAGCGACCAGCTGTTTCTTCTCCAGCTTGCCGACTAGCGTCTTGGGCAGCTCGTCGCGGAATTCGTAAGCGTCGGGCATTTCGATCGGATTGAGGCGCATCTTCAGGAATTCCTGCAGCTGGCCAGCATCCAATTCCTCGCCTTCATGCAACGCAATAAACAGCTTGGGCGCTTCGCCGCGATATTCGTCGGGAATGCCGATCGCGATGGCCTCTTTGACCGCCGGATGCTCGTAGGCGGCGTCCTCGATCATGCGCGGATAGACGTTGTATCCGCTGCACAGGATCAGGTCCTTGATGCGGTCGACGATGAAGAGATAGCCGTCCTTGTCGAGATAGCCGATGTCGCCGGTTCGCAGCGAATCGCCGAAGAACGTGTCCTTGGTCGCGCCGGGGCGGTTCCAGTATCCTTTCATCACCTGCGGGCCGCGCGCGCAGATTTCGCCGCGATGATCGGGGCCGATACCCTCGACGAGATTGCCCTCTTCATCGCGCAATTCGATGATCGTGTGCGGGAATGCAGGACCGGCGGAATTCTCCTTCACCGGCTGGCGCCCCAGCAGCGGATTGCTGGTGATGATCGGGGAGGCTTCGGTGAGGCCATAGCCCTCGGACACCAGCGAACCGGTTCGCCTTTCGAACTTTTCACGCACTTCGAGCGGCAGCGGCGCTCCGCCGGAGCAGCTCGTGAGAACACCTGAAAGGTCCGGCACCTTGTCATCCGGCAGCGAGCCGAGCGCGTTGTAAATGGTCGGCACGCCGAACATCTGCGTCGGCGGCTTGCGCTTCACGCTTTTGAGCACCTCTTCCATTTCGAAGCGCGGCAGCAGCACGAGCTCGCTGGCGGTATCGACGCCGAAATTGAGAACGCAGGTGAGAGCGAAGACGTGGAACAGCGGCAGCACGCCGAGCGTGCGTTCCTGCTGGTCCCGCTCGACACCGACATGCAGCATCATCTGCGCCGAATTGGCCGTCAGATTGGCATGAGTGAGCATCGCGCCCTTGGGCCGCCCGGTCGTGCCGCCGGTATATTGCAGCACCGCAACGTCATCCGGATCGATCTCGACAGGCGTCGGATTGGCATCATGCGCCGCCAGATCGCGATAATCGACATAGGCGACACCGGCCTGCTTCCTCGCGAGCGCCGAGCGCTTGAGGGTACGCAGACCCAGCCCTTTCCAGAACGGCAAGACGTCGGCCATCGGGCACAGCACGATCTTCTCGATCGGCGGATAGCCATCTTCACCGGTCTTGCCCCAGGCAGCGGCAACTTTGGAATGCAGCAGCTCCAGATCGGGCACCGCGACCATCTTGACCCCGGCATTGGTGATCAGGAATTCGACTTCGCTTTCCGAATACAGCGGGTTGATGTTCACCACCGTCGCGCCGGTGCGCAGCACGGCGTAATATACGATCACGGAATACGGCGTGTTGGGCAGGCACAGGCCGAAGCGGTCCCCCTTGCCCAACCCCTCAGCCTGCAGGCCAGCGGCCACGCGGTCCACCAGATCGCCCACTTCGCCATAGGTCCATTCGCGACCCATGAAATCCACGCAGACGCGATTCGGATAGGTGGAGACGGCATGATCGAGTGCCTGGGTCAGCAAGCGCGGGCGAATATTGCCCTCCGCATCCAGAATGCGACTTGTTTCCATCAGGCGGAACCCTTCGGGAACCTCGACCATGAAATATCCTTTCTCCATCATGTGCCCTCAAATCGCCGAACAAAAAGTCTAACCGGCCTTCGAGAGCATCTTGATTCCCACACGCTTAACGTATACGTCAAGCAACAGACTTTATCGTAATCAATCGGCGCGAAAGGTCAATCGACCATTCGAATCGGACAAGAAAGGCAGATGGAACATGAGTGATGTCGTTATTGCGGGTTACGCCCGCTCCCCCTTCCACCTCGCGTACAAAGGTGCCCTGGCCAAGGTGCGCCCCGATGATCTGGCAGCGAACACGATTCGCGGACTGATCGAAAAGACCGGCGTGAAAGCGGAAGATATCGAAGACATCGTCATGGGCTGCGCCTTCCCCGAAGGCGAACAGGGCTTCAACATCGCTCGCCTCGTCGGCCTGTTGGCTGACCTGCCGCTGAGCGTTGGCGGCATGACCGTGAACCGCTTCTGCGGCTCCTCGATGAGCTCGATCCATTACGCCGCTGGCCAGATCGCCATGGGCGCGGGCGAAGTCTTCATCGCTGCAGGCGTCGAAGGCATGAGCCGCGTTCCGATGACCGGCTTCAACCCGATGCCGAACCCGGAACTCGCCAAGAAGAGCGCCGCTTACCTCGGCATGGGCGACACGGCAGAAAACGTCGCGAAGAAATATGACATCAGCCGCGAAGAGCAGGAAGCTTTCGCTGTTAAGAGCCAGCAGAAAGCGGGCAAGGCGCTTGAGAACAACGCGTTCGACGATGAAATCATCCCCTTCACGCTGCCCGACGGCACTGTAGTCGACAAGGACGGCACGCCGCGCCCCTCCACCACCGAAGAAGACCTTGCCGGCCTGAAGCTGGCGTTCGACGAGAATGGCACTGTCACCGCCGGCACATCCAGCCCGCTGACCGATGGCGCAAGCGCCGTGCTGGTCTGCAGCGAAGAGTACGCCAAGGCGAACGGCCTCACCATCATGGCCAAGATCAAGAGCATGGCCATTTCCGGCTGCGCGCCTGAAATCATGGGCATCGGCCCTGTCGGCGCGAGCCAGAAGGCGCTTGAGCGCGCTGGCCTCTCTATCGATGACATGGACGTGATCGAACTGAACGAAGCGTTCTCCAGCCAGTCTATCGCCACGATCCGCGATCTGGGTGCAGACATCGACAAGGTGAACCTTGATGGCGGCGCGATCGCTATCGGTCACCCGCTGGGTGCCACCGGTGCACGTATCGTGGGCAAGGCAGCCAGCCTGTTGCAGCGCGAGGGCGGCAAATATTCGCTCAGCACGCAGTGCATCGGCGGCGGCCAGGGCATCGCTACGATCCTGGAGGCCGTATAATGTCTGACAAATCCATCAAGAAAGTCTGCGTGATCGGCGCCGGCACGATGGGTGCAGGCATTGCGGCGCAGGTCGCCAATGCCGGTATCCCGGTGCTGCTGCTCGATATCGTCCCCAAGGATGGTGACAATCGAAACGCTGTGGCCGAAGGCGCCGTGGCGAAGATGCTCAAGACCAACCCCGCGCCCTTCATGAACAAGCGCGCGGCCAAGCTGGTCGAAACGGGCAATATCGAAGATCACCTCGACAAGGTCGCCGAGTGCGACTGGATCGTCGAGGCGATCATCGAACGGCTCGACATCAAGCAGGATCTCTATTCCAAGCTGGAAGAGGTTCGCACGGCTGGCACGGCGGTTTCGTCGAACACTTCGACCATCCCCCTCGC is drawn from Aurantiacibacter sp. MUD61 and contains these coding sequences:
- a CDS encoding N-formylglutamate amidohydrolase, producing MNRRGGYIPGKQGVPAFSLRQPRPAAIPILIAVPHAGRDYPDALCERMRAPEETALRLEDRLIDLVGKAVAKQTGAALLTANAPRAMIDLNRSPDDIDWQMVATADRPIGKRLAAGRRARSGLGLVPRRLPGMGELWTGVMRGQEVDERIEAIHQPYHQALAKSLEAIRDRWGAALLIDLHSMPPLGPKTGPRAAADFVIGDRFGASCDSGVVAAAFESFARSRARAAHNRPYAGGYVLDRHGAPNRRINALQLEVCRATYLDAQLQEPGDGLEEVVDMVATLVRALAEHLTGSSRSFSQAAE
- the cpdR gene encoding cell cycle two-component system response regulator CpdR, whose translation is MIRILLAEDDEAMRTYLTRALEQAGYCVVAVASGAEALPMIKTEIYDLLLSDIVMPEMDGIELAQRCNELSPSTKVMFITGFAAVALRANREAPHAKMLSKPFHLKDLVMEVERMFEDVAAASL
- a CDS encoding MerR family transcriptional regulator gives rise to the protein MPDTVATMNEAQGNEPLKSIAEAAEALGVTQRTLRFYEDKGLISPQRVGTMRAYSKREMGRMQLIMRGKRLGFSIREIGEFLSLYDNEEGGKVEQMRHLQGRINQRVEELVEQRDAIDQTIRELKQMDAEAQERIDRISN
- a CDS encoding long-chain-fatty-acid--CoA ligase yields the protein MMEKGYFMVEVPEGFRLMETSRILDAEGNIRPRLLTQALDHAVSTYPNRVCVDFMGREWTYGEVGDLVDRVAAGLQAEGLGKGDRFGLCLPNTPYSVIVYYAVLRTGATVVNINPLYSESEVEFLITNAGVKMVAVPDLELLHSKVAAAWGKTGEDGYPPIEKIVLCPMADVLPFWKGLGLRTLKRSALARKQAGVAYVDYRDLAAHDANPTPVEIDPDDVAVLQYTGGTTGRPKGAMLTHANLTANSAQMMLHVGVERDQQERTLGVLPLFHVFALTCVLNFGVDTASELVLLPRFEMEEVLKSVKRKPPTQMFGVPTIYNALGSLPDDKVPDLSGVLTSCSGGAPLPLEVREKFERRTGSLVSEGYGLTEASPIITSNPLLGRQPVKENSAGPAFPHTIIELRDEEGNLVEGIGPDHRGEICARGPQVMKGYWNRPGATKDTFFGDSLRTGDIGYLDKDGYLFIVDRIKDLILCSGYNVYPRMIEDAAYEHPAVKEAIAIGIPDEYRGEAPKLFIALHEGEELDAGQLQEFLKMRLNPIEMPDAYEFRDELPKTLVGKLEKKQLVAEEKAKREAAATEGGANA
- a CDS encoding thiolase family protein, giving the protein MSDVVIAGYARSPFHLAYKGALAKVRPDDLAANTIRGLIEKTGVKAEDIEDIVMGCAFPEGEQGFNIARLVGLLADLPLSVGGMTVNRFCGSSMSSIHYAAGQIAMGAGEVFIAAGVEGMSRVPMTGFNPMPNPELAKKSAAYLGMGDTAENVAKKYDISREEQEAFAVKSQQKAGKALENNAFDDEIIPFTLPDGTVVDKDGTPRPSTTEEDLAGLKLAFDENGTVTAGTSSPLTDGASAVLVCSEEYAKANGLTIMAKIKSMAISGCAPEIMGIGPVGASQKALERAGLSIDDMDVIELNEAFSSQSIATIRDLGADIDKVNLDGGAIAIGHPLGATGARIVGKAASLLQREGGKYSLSTQCIGGGQGIATILEAV